GACGTGCTAGATTATCTTTTAACGAACGCCATTCTCTTTTTACTGTAGACAAGCTGATATTACGGTTGGCCGCATAAATATCGTGATTAATCGTCCGTTCATGCAGTAAATCCATCATGAATTCACAAAAAATACTACGACTTAATAGCATATTAGTAAATAAATCGATTGAAAATTTAGAGCCTTTTATTACTTGGTTAAAACTATTGCGATAAAATTGTTCTCGAACGTCATAGTCAGGAAAATAAAGAGAAAAATCGTGGGTTAATTCGGATAAAATTTCTGAAACTTTACCAATTGAGAGGTTTGTGTTAGTCGCAATTGCATCAACATCGGTGCCGTACTCTTGTTGATACAAAAAGTTGATGACGTCATAGGTTGTTTGTTCTTTCTTTTCTAAATAATAAATCATTCTTATTTCTCCTCAATGTGGTTGTTTAGTAAGACTGCAAACTAATTTCACCCGCTAATAAGGTGATAGTTGACAAATCAGGCAAGGTAACAAGTAGTCGGCCATCTTCAAAAATTTTTACGGCTTGTCCAGTAATAGTCTGTCCGTCCTTATGGAAACTAATGTCTTTACCTAAAATTAGCGAATGATCGCAATAAATTGGATAGTACTGCTTTGTTTTATCGTTTAGTAACAAAGAAAATTGGGTTAAATAGGCGTTAATTAATTGTTCACGTGTGATAGTCTCTTTACCGGGTTCAAACAAGGTGCCCATTTTATCACGTAATTCAGTCGGGATTTGTTCCGGGAACGCACTGATGTTGATGCCTGTTCCGACAATGACGCCATTTATTTGATTGGTTTCATAATCAGTCGTTGTTTCGGTCAAAATTCCTGCAACTTTTTTGCGGTTAAGATATAAATCATTGACCCACTTGATTTTAATGTCAAAATTATCCAAACTTTTTAATGCTTGGGTTAGTGCTGCGGCAGCTATCAACGTAAAAGGTGGCAAGTCGCCTGTTGTCAGCTTGAAGGGAATAAAAAGACTCATATAAAGTCCATTGTAACTATCTGATATAAACGAGCGTCCCAAACGTCCACGACCAGCTGTTTGCGCATCTGTAATTAGTAAGTGAGGTTCATTATTTGATAACACACCTGTTTGAATCTGTTCTTTCATCACAGTATTCGTTGAGGAGAGTGAGGCGTGCCACGTGACCGTAAGCGTTGGCCATGCACCAAGTAATTGTTCGGTTATACGCGCTACAGATAATGGGACTTCTGGATAAAAAATGACGCTACTTTCAGATTCTTTAAGATAATAATCGCGTTGTATATCAGCAAAAGATTGCTCAAAATTTTCTGGGAAAAGTGTGAGTAACTGTTGTTTTGAAATGATTTGTCTTGCGTGTTTCATTAAGTAATTGAGTAAGTTTTCTTTCATTAATGGTACCTTCATATGTTTTTAATTTAATTATACATTAAATAGAATAAAATAATAGAAATAGGGGCATAAAAGTAAAATATATGGTACTATTTGCTTATAAAATAGGACAGGAGTGTTTGATTAAAATCATGAAAGTAACAATCAAAGATATCGCTGAAGCGGCTGGTGTATCGACCACGACTGTTTCGCAAATTTTAAATAACAAAGGTGATCGTTTTAGTGAAGAAACACGAAAAAAAGTGATGAAGGTGGTCGAGGAATTTAATTATCAGCCAGACTTTTTCGCTCAAAACATGGTCATGAGAAAATCCAAGACAATTGGCATGATTGTACCAGACGTAACAGATTTCTTTTTCTCTAAGCTAATCGAAGGGATTGAAGAGCAATTAAATTCCTTAGGCTATATGATTTTATTATGTAATACCAATCATGATAAAAGACTGGAAACTAAGTATTTTAATGAATTAATGCGTCGTTCAGTCGAAGGGATTGTCATCGCAACGCCGAACTTCCTTGAAGATGAAATTTTGAAGAATCCTAAAGTAGTCAATCGTGAAGTGCCACTTATTTTGGTCGATCTAGGTAAAAATACACGTAATGAAGGCAAACTGTTGGTTGAAGAATATCAGGGCGTTTATGATGCGACGGAGTATTTACTAAAAAATGGTCATAGAGACATTGCGTTCTTGCGCGAAGTTGGTGATTATTACCAATTATCAGAACGTATTACGGGCTATTTGAACTGTTTAGAAGACCATGAAATCGAACATAATCCACGTCTAATTGAGAGTAGTTTTTTAACCATTCGCGGAGGGTATAACGGGACAAAACAATTACTAGAAAAAAATATTCCATTCACCGCTTTAATTTGTACGAATGATCAAATGGCAATTGGGGCGTATCAAGCCATTATGGAAGCGGGCAAGCGCGTACCAGATGATATTTCAGTCATTGGCTTTGATGGCTTGGAAATTAGTCGGTTTGCTTCACCTGCCTTAACAACTGTTCACCAGCCAGTCCTTGATTTAGGAAGAACTGCGGGTAAATTTATGCTACAGGCAATTAATGATCCAAAGAGTAAAATTCCGAACAAAATTTTCCCAACTAAATTAATTATAAGAGATTCAGTAAAACGATTGACCTAGCACTTTTAACGTGCTATTATAACAATTGTAAGCGGTTTAGATACGAACGAACCCGCAAGGTAAAACGATTTACAAATTTTCTTTTTTACCTTTATATACTAGTTAGCTATAATAGACATGTAGGAGGATGGATACAAATGAGAATGGTCGATTTAATAGAAAAAAAGCGTGATGGTGGTAGTCTGTCTAAGGAAGAAATTGAATTTATTGTTAGTGGTTACACTGATGGTTCAATTCCAGATTATCAGATGAGCGCTTTTTTAATGAGTACATTTTTCCAAGATATGTCTGATGAAGAAATTACTCATTTAACACTGGCAATGGCACATTCAGGCGATATGATTGACTTAGCTTCAATCGATGGTGTGAAGGTGGATAAACATTCAACCGGTGGTGTTGGTGATACAACAACAATCGTGTTAGCACCATTAGTGGCAGCAGTTGGCGTGCCAGTTGCAAAAATGTCTGGTCGTGGCTTAGGTCATACAGGTGGTACGATTGATAAGCTAGAATCGATTCCTAATTTTAAAGTTGAAATCCCTAGCGACGATTTTATCCGTTTGGTGAACGATACGAAAGTAGCCGTAACCGGTCAGTCAGCTGACTTGGCGCCAGCCGATAAAAAAATGTATGCCCTACGTGATGTAACAGCGACTGTTAATTCAATTCCATTGATTGCTAGCTCAATTATGAGTAAAAAAATCGCATCTGGTGCTGACGCAATTGTCCTTGATGTGACAACTGGTGATGGTGCCTTTATGAAGAACATTGATGATGCGAAACGTTTAGCGCATACTATGGTAAGAATTGGTAAATTAGCTGGTCGTCAAACAATGGCGGTTATTTCCAATATGTCTGAGCCATTAGGTAATGCGATTGGTAATTCGTTAGAAGTCATTGAAGCTATTGAGATGCTAAAAGGAACAGGTCCTAAAGATTTAGAAGAACTTGTTTATACGTTAGGTAGTCAAATGGTTGTTTTAGCTAAAAAAGCTGAAACACTTGAAGAAGCGCGTGCTTTATTAGAAGAAGCGTTACATTCAGGTAAAGCATTAGACAAGTTTAGAGAAATGATTATTAATCAAGGGGGCGACCCAAGTGTGATTGATGATTATACTAAATTTGGTGAAGCGAAATATGTTTACGAAGTACCAGCTAAACAAGCAGGATTCGTTAGCGATATCCAAGCAGAAAGTATTGGGGTAGCAGCGATGATGTTAGGAGCAGGTCGTAAAACAAAAGAAGAATCAATTGATTATACAGTTGGTTTAATCTTAAACAAAAAAGTCGGCGCTGAGGTAACAGAAGGTGATTCACTCGTAACCGTGTACTCAAACACAGAAAACGTTGAAGAAGTTATCCAAAAAATCTACGACAGCATCACAATTGGTGATTCAGCTGAAGAGCCAAAATTAATTCACGGCATTGTAACCGAGTAAGAGGCGAGGAGAAAAAATATGGGTGTAGACAAGAAAAATGAGTGGGTACAATTAGCGCAAGATGCTTATACCAATTCATATGTACCGTATTCACATTTTCCAGTAGGTGCTTGCTTAGTCGCTAAAGATGGCCAAGTGTTTACCGGTGTGAACGTTGAAAATGCGTCATTCGGTTTAACAAACTGTGCTGAAAGAACCGCCTTTTTTAAGGCTGTATCAGAAGGACAGACAGAATTTCAACATTTAGTGGTCGCAGCTAAATCAGATGATCCGGTTGCTCCATGTGGCGCTTGTCGTCAAGTAATGATTGAATTTTGTGAGCCAACAATGGGCGTGACGTTAGTCAGCAAAGACGGCCAACTTAAAGAAACAACAGTAGGAGAATTGTTACCTTATTCTTTTACTGATAAACAAATGGAAGGTAACTAACACCGATTTAACCTGCACGAGCAGTTAAATAATAAAATACTATTTTAGGGGGCTTTACAGAAATGAAAAAGGCAAAACTATTTAGTCTTGGAGCAGCAACATTAGCATTAGGACTTGGATTAACAGCATGTGGTGGTAACAATGACAAGACTGCAGATTCAGGTGCAGCAACTGGTGGCGACGTAGACAAAGCGCATACTGTAGCAATGGTTACGGATATCGGTGGTGTTGATGACCGTTCATTCAACCAATCAGCTTGGGAAGGTTTACAAGCTTGGGGTAAAGAACATGGCGCTGAAAAAGGTGTTAACGGATTCGACTACATCCAATCAAATGATGGATCTGAGTACACAACGAACATTGACTCAGCAGTAGCACAAGGCTTTAAAACAGTATTCGGTATTGGTTACTTATTACAACCAGGTATCGAAGCAGCAGCAGCTCAAAACCCAGATACTCAATTTGGTATCATTGATAGTGTAATTGAAGGATTTGACAATGTTGTATCTGCTACATTTAAAGATAACGAAGCAGCTTACTTAGCTGGTATCGCAGCAGCTTACACAACTAAAACTGACAAAGTAGGTTTCATCGGTGGTGAAGAAGGTGTTGTAATCGACCGTTTTGAAGCAGGTTTTGAAAAAGGTGTTGAAGATGGCGCAGCAGCATTAGGTAAGAAAATTGAAGTAACAGCTAAATATGCAGCATCATTTGGTGATCCAGCTAAAGGTAAAGCCTTAGCAGCTGATATGTACAAAAATGGCGCAGACATTATCTACCATGCATCAGGTGGTACTGGAGCAGGATTATTCCAAGAAGCAGCAGCTTTAAATAAAGACCGCTCAAGTGACGATAAAGTTTGGGTTATCGGTGTAGATAGCGATCAACAAGCTGAAGGTGTTTACAAAAACAAAGATGGTGAAGAAGATAACTTCACATTAACATCAACACTTAAAGGTGTAGGTGCAGCTGTACAAGATATTTCTACTCGTGCATTAAATGATGAATTCCCAGGTGGAGAAAGTTTAGTTTACGGTCTTAAAGACGGTGGGGTAGACTTAACAGATGGTTTCTTATCAGACGAAGCGAAAGCAGCAGTTAAAGAAGCTAAACAAAACGTTATTGATGGTAAAGTTGAAGTTCCAGAAACACCAGCTAAATAATTATCTTCAATAAAAATTGAACAATTAAAGACATAGCCTTGTCGCTTAGCGACAAGGCTATGATATAAATAAAAGGTTTCTTTTTCCGCTTTTACGTAAGTGAATAAGAACTATTTATTTACGTAAGAGGAGGTTTTTTCCTCAAAAGTTGTAGTAGTTACTCGGAAATTATAGATAGATTGACAGTAAGTACGTTGTTGCCTAAGTAAACAATAAATCGTTAGGAAGTGAAAATTGTGACAAAAGACTTAGTTATAGAAATGAGAAATATTACTAAGCAATTTGGCACCTTTAAAGCAAATGATAATATCAATTTGCAATTAGAAAAAGGTGAAATCCATGCGCTATTAGGTGAAAATGGTGCTGGTAAATCAACGTTGATGAACATTTTATCTGGTTTGTTAGAACCGACATCAGGTGAAATTTTATTAAACGGTGAAGTGGTGAATATTTCAGGACCTACAGCGGCTAATCGCATGGGTATCGGGATGGTTCACCAACATTTTATGTTAATTGATGCATTTACTGTTACCGAAAACATTGTATTAGGTAGCGAGTTGACTAAAAATGGTGTACTTGATCAAAAGAAAGCTCGCCAAGAAATTATTGATGTTTCAGAAAAATATGGTTTAGATGTTGATCCTGATGCTTATATCCGTGATATTTCAGTGGGAATGCAGCAACGTGTAGAGATACTTAAAACGCTTTACCGAGGCGCGGATATTTTAATTTTCGATGAACCTACAGCTGTTTTAACACCTCAAGAAATCGACGAATTAATCGATATTATGCACGGTTTAGTTAAAGAAGGTAAGTCAATTATCATCATCACACATAAATTGGATGAAATCAAAAAAGTTGCAGATCGTTGTACCGTTATCCGTCGTGGTAAGAGTATCGACACCGTAATGGTGAAAGATGTATCATCACAACAATTAGCGGACATGATGGTCGGACGTTCTGTTTCATTCAAAACAGATAAAAAAGAGCCTGAACCAAAAGAGGTCGTGTTAAGTATTGAAAACCTAGTCGTAAAAGAAGCGCGTGGTTTAGATGCTGTTAAAAACTTAAGCCTGGAAGTTAGAGCAGGTGAAGTGATGGGGATTGCCGGAATTGACGGTAATGGCCAAACAGAATTGATTCAAGCGTTAACGGGTCTTAAAAAAGTTGAAAGTGGCTCAATCAAAATCAAAGGGGAAGAAGTTAGTACTTGGAAACCTCGTAAGATTACTGAATTAGGTGTCGGTCATGTCCCAGAAGACCGTCATAAATATGGTTTAGTATTAGATATGTCACTAGCTGAAAACATCGGTTTGCAAAGCTATTACAAAGAGCCTTTAAGTAAAAATGGTGTTTTAAATTATAAAAACATTAATGAATATGCACGTCACTTAATTGATGAGTATGATGTGCGTACGGTTAATGAGTTAGTGCCTGCGAAAGCTTTATCAGGTGGTAACCAACAAAAAGCAATTATTGCCCGTGAAGTGGACCGTAATCCAGATTTATTAATCGTGTCACAACCAACACGTGGACTTGACGTTGGAGCGATTGAATACATTCATAAACGTTTAATCGATCAACGTGATAAAGACAAAGCCGTTTTAGTCGTAAGTTTTGAGTTAGACGAAATCTTAAACGTTTCAGATCGCATTGCTGTGTTGCATGCCGGTGAAATCGTGGGGATTGTTAATGCAAAAGAAACAACTGAAAACGAGCTAGGTTTAATGATGGCGGGCTATTCATTAGAAGAAGCACGCAAAGAACTACAAAATTCAGAAGCAGGTGATATCAATGGATAATAGTACGAGCAATTTGAAAAAAGTACTGGTACCCGTATTATCAGTGCTTCTAGGATTCCTTTTAGGAGCGATTATCATGTGGGTGTCAGGTTATGACGCTATCGCAGGATACAAAACAATGATCAACACAGCCTTCGTTAATCCACAAACAGGGGCAATTAATCCGAAGAGTATCGGTGAAATTTTTGTAACAGCGGGACCTCTAATCTTTACTGGTTTAGGGTTTGCGGTCGCTAATACAGCTGGTTTCTTCAATATCGGGTTATCAGGTCAAGCGTTATGTGGCTGGGTCGCAAGTATTTGGACAGTGTTAGCTATGCAAGGTATGCCTAAATTAGTCGTGGTACCTGTTGCAGTGATTGTAGGGGCATTAGCCGGTGCATTAGCTGCTGCAATTCCAGGGGCGTTACGTGCGTTCTTTGGGACAAGTGAAGTTATTGTAACTATTATGATGAACTATATTTTACTTTATATGAGTACTCACATTGTCAATAATGTGATGAGTGAGTCAATGATTCAAACAAAAGGTGTAACAAAAAATATTGGTCTAGAAGGATCACTACGTACGGAGTGGTTAGGTCAAATTTCAAATGGTTCTCGTTTGAACTTAGGGATTTTCTTAGCGATTGCGTTCTTAGTCTTAGTTTGGTTCTTATTAAAGAAAACAACATTAGGTTTAGAAATTCGCTCGGTAGGTTTGAACCCATTCGCCTCTGAGTATGCCGGTATGAGTAGCAAACGTACTATCATTATTTCAATGGTAATTTCAGGTGCGTTAGCTGGTTTAGGTGGGGTTGTTCAAGGTTTAGGAACATTTAACAACTTCTTCGTTCAAGGTTCTTCATTAAGTATTGGTTTTGATGGTATGGCCGTGTCATTATTAGGTTCAGGAACATCAGTCGGTATCTTAATTTCAGCTTTATTATTTAGTGTTTTAAAACTTGGTGGTCAAGGAATGCAGTTTGCTGGTATTCCACCAGAATTAGTTGACGTTGTGATTGCGTCAATCATCTTCTTCATCGGTATTAGCTTTATCATTAAGTTATTCATCGACAAAGTAATCAAAGATAAAAAAGCAGAAGAGATTGATTTAAAACCAACACCAAGCAATGAGAATAATGAAGGGGGAACTATCTAATGGACTTATCTACAATTGCTTCACTAGTGACGCAAACCCTAATTTATGCAACACCTTTAATTTTAACAGCGTTAGGTGGTGTCTTCTCAGAACGTGCTGGGGTTGTAAACGTCGGTCTTGAAGGTATCATGGTAATGGGCGCATTCAGCTCAATCGTGTTTAACTTAAGTTTCGCTGAACAACTAGGTGCTTGGACGCCTTGGGTGGGTGTGTTAGTCGGTGGTTTAACTGGTATGGTCTTTTCATTAATCCATGCGGTAGCAACCGTAAGTTTCCGTGCTGACCACATTATCTCTGGTACGGTGGTTAACTTAATGGCACCGTCACTAGCGATTTTCTTAGTTAAAGTTATTTATCAAAAAGGTCAAACAGATAACATTCGTGAAAGTTTTGGTTACTTCACATTTGAAGGTTTATCAAAAATTCCAGTCTTAGGGCCAATTTTCTTTGAAGGTACAAGTTTACCAGCTTACTTTGCAGTCGCGGTAGCGATTATTGCTTGGTTCGTGTTGAGTAAAACAAAGTTTGGTTTACGTTTACGTGCGGTTGGGGAAAATCCTCAAGCGGCGGATACATTAGGTATTAATGTTTATGCTATGCGTTATGCTGGTGTATTAATTTCTGGTTTCTTAGGTGGTATGGGTGGTGCCGTTTTCGCTCAACAAATTGCGGGACGCTTCGCCGTAACAACTATCTCAGGTCAAGGATTTATCGCGATGGCTGCGATGATCTTCGGTAAATGGAACCCGCTTGGTGCGATGGCTTCTGCGATCTTCTTCGGATTTGCGCAAAACATCAGTATCTCAGGTTCAAACTTACCAGTGATTTCATCAATTCCAGCTGTTTATTTACAAGCAGCACCATACGTCCTAACTATTTTAGTCCTAGTTATTTTCTTAGGAAAAGCATCTGGACCTAAAGCAAACGGGAAGAACTATATCAAATCTAAATAAGCGTTTTGTTTAAAGGGCGGGGCTAGGGAGAATGTTTCTTAGCTACGCCCTTTTGTGTTAACATATAATTATCAAGATAGAGAGGAAAGTGGGAAAAATGTTTAAACGTATGCATTTAATCGTCATGGATTCAGTAGGGATTGGAGAAGCACCTGATGCTGAGAAATTTGGCGATGTT
This is a stretch of genomic DNA from Vagococcus zengguangii. It encodes these proteins:
- a CDS encoding biotin--[acetyl-CoA-carboxylase] ligase, which codes for MKENLLNYLMKHARQIISKQQLLTLFPENFEQSFADIQRDYYLKESESSVIFYPEVPLSVARITEQLLGAWPTLTVTWHASLSSTNTVMKEQIQTGVLSNNEPHLLITDAQTAGRGRLGRSFISDSYNGLYMSLFIPFKLTTGDLPPFTLIAAAALTQALKSLDNFDIKIKWVNDLYLNRKKVAGILTETTTDYETNQINGVIVGTGINISAFPEQIPTELRDKMGTLFEPGKETITREQLINAYLTQFSLLLNDKTKQYYPIYCDHSLILGKDISFHKDGQTITGQAVKIFEDGRLLVTLPDLSTITLLAGEISLQSY
- a CDS encoding LacI family DNA-binding transcriptional regulator; its protein translation is MKVTIKDIAEAAGVSTTTVSQILNNKGDRFSEETRKKVMKVVEEFNYQPDFFAQNMVMRKSKTIGMIVPDVTDFFFSKLIEGIEEQLNSLGYMILLCNTNHDKRLETKYFNELMRRSVEGIVIATPNFLEDEILKNPKVVNREVPLILVDLGKNTRNEGKLLVEEYQGVYDATEYLLKNGHRDIAFLREVGDYYQLSERITGYLNCLEDHEIEHNPRLIESSFLTIRGGYNGTKQLLEKNIPFTALICTNDQMAIGAYQAIMEAGKRVPDDISVIGFDGLEISRFASPALTTVHQPVLDLGRTAGKFMLQAINDPKSKIPNKIFPTKLIIRDSVKRLT
- a CDS encoding pyrimidine-nucleoside phosphorylase, with the protein product MRMVDLIEKKRDGGSLSKEEIEFIVSGYTDGSIPDYQMSAFLMSTFFQDMSDEEITHLTLAMAHSGDMIDLASIDGVKVDKHSTGGVGDTTTIVLAPLVAAVGVPVAKMSGRGLGHTGGTIDKLESIPNFKVEIPSDDFIRLVNDTKVAVTGQSADLAPADKKMYALRDVTATVNSIPLIASSIMSKKIASGADAIVLDVTTGDGAFMKNIDDAKRLAHTMVRIGKLAGRQTMAVISNMSEPLGNAIGNSLEVIEAIEMLKGTGPKDLEELVYTLGSQMVVLAKKAETLEEARALLEEALHSGKALDKFREMIINQGGDPSVIDDYTKFGEAKYVYEVPAKQAGFVSDIQAESIGVAAMMLGAGRKTKEESIDYTVGLILNKKVGAEVTEGDSLVTVYSNTENVEEVIQKIYDSITIGDSAEEPKLIHGIVTE
- the cdd gene encoding cytidine deaminase; its protein translation is MGVDKKNEWVQLAQDAYTNSYVPYSHFPVGACLVAKDGQVFTGVNVENASFGLTNCAERTAFFKAVSEGQTEFQHLVVAAKSDDPVAPCGACRQVMIEFCEPTMGVTLVSKDGQLKETTVGELLPYSFTDKQMEGN
- a CDS encoding BMP family lipoprotein; the encoded protein is MKKAKLFSLGAATLALGLGLTACGGNNDKTADSGAATGGDVDKAHTVAMVTDIGGVDDRSFNQSAWEGLQAWGKEHGAEKGVNGFDYIQSNDGSEYTTNIDSAVAQGFKTVFGIGYLLQPGIEAAAAQNPDTQFGIIDSVIEGFDNVVSATFKDNEAAYLAGIAAAYTTKTDKVGFIGGEEGVVIDRFEAGFEKGVEDGAAALGKKIEVTAKYAASFGDPAKGKALAADMYKNGADIIYHASGGTGAGLFQEAAALNKDRSSDDKVWVIGVDSDQQAEGVYKNKDGEEDNFTLTSTLKGVGAAVQDISTRALNDEFPGGESLVYGLKDGGVDLTDGFLSDEAKAAVKEAKQNVIDGKVEVPETPAK
- a CDS encoding ABC transporter ATP-binding protein; its protein translation is MRNITKQFGTFKANDNINLQLEKGEIHALLGENGAGKSTLMNILSGLLEPTSGEILLNGEVVNISGPTAANRMGIGMVHQHFMLIDAFTVTENIVLGSELTKNGVLDQKKARQEIIDVSEKYGLDVDPDAYIRDISVGMQQRVEILKTLYRGADILIFDEPTAVLTPQEIDELIDIMHGLVKEGKSIIIITHKLDEIKKVADRCTVIRRGKSIDTVMVKDVSSQQLADMMVGRSVSFKTDKKEPEPKEVVLSIENLVVKEARGLDAVKNLSLEVRAGEVMGIAGIDGNGQTELIQALTGLKKVESGSIKIKGEEVSTWKPRKITELGVGHVPEDRHKYGLVLDMSLAENIGLQSYYKEPLSKNGVLNYKNINEYARHLIDEYDVRTVNELVPAKALSGGNQQKAIIAREVDRNPDLLIVSQPTRGLDVGAIEYIHKRLIDQRDKDKAVLVVSFELDEILNVSDRIAVLHAGEIVGIVNAKETTENELGLMMAGYSLEEARKELQNSEAGDING
- a CDS encoding ABC transporter permease, with amino-acid sequence MDNSTSNLKKVLVPVLSVLLGFLLGAIIMWVSGYDAIAGYKTMINTAFVNPQTGAINPKSIGEIFVTAGPLIFTGLGFAVANTAGFFNIGLSGQALCGWVASIWTVLAMQGMPKLVVVPVAVIVGALAGALAAAIPGALRAFFGTSEVIVTIMMNYILLYMSTHIVNNVMSESMIQTKGVTKNIGLEGSLRTEWLGQISNGSRLNLGIFLAIAFLVLVWFLLKKTTLGLEIRSVGLNPFASEYAGMSSKRTIIISMVISGALAGLGGVVQGLGTFNNFFVQGSSLSIGFDGMAVSLLGSGTSVGILISALLFSVLKLGGQGMQFAGIPPELVDVVIASIIFFIGISFIIKLFIDKVIKDKKAEEIDLKPTPSNENNEGGTI
- a CDS encoding ABC transporter permease, giving the protein MDLSTIASLVTQTLIYATPLILTALGGVFSERAGVVNVGLEGIMVMGAFSSIVFNLSFAEQLGAWTPWVGVLVGGLTGMVFSLIHAVATVSFRADHIISGTVVNLMAPSLAIFLVKVIYQKGQTDNIRESFGYFTFEGLSKIPVLGPIFFEGTSLPAYFAVAVAIIAWFVLSKTKFGLRLRAVGENPQAADTLGINVYAMRYAGVLISGFLGGMGGAVFAQQIAGRFAVTTISGQGFIAMAAMIFGKWNPLGAMASAIFFGFAQNISISGSNLPVISSIPAVYLQAAPYVLTILVLVIFLGKASGPKANGKNYIKSK